TTGTAGCCGGCGATGCCGAGCCGCGGCGCATTGCCGATCTTCACATGCGCGACGTCCTTCAGGAAGATCGGCTGGCCGCCCGCGGTGCCCACCAGCACGTTCTCGATCCCGCTCGGCGACTGGATCAGGCCGACGCCGCGCACGATCGCGGCCTGGCTGCCGAAATTGATCGTCTGGCCGCCGACGTTGCCGTCGCTCTTCGACAGCGCGGTCAGCACCTGCGGGATCGACACGTTGTGCGCGACGAGCCGGTCGTTGTCGATGACGACGTCATACGTCCTGAGCTTGCCGCCCCAGCCGGTAACGTCGATAACGCCCGGGATCCGCTTGAACCGGCGGTCGAGGATCCAGTCCTGGATCGTCTTCAGATCCATCACCGAATAGCCCGGCGGCGCCGTCAGCTTGTAGCGGAAAATCTCACCCACCGGGCTTGTCGGCGAGATTGACGGCTGCGCGCCCCCGGCGAGCGGGGGCAGCTGCGACAGGCGATTGATGACCTGCTGCTTCGCCTGTTCGTTGGTGTAATCGTAGGTGAACTGGATCTTGATGTCGGACAGGCCGAACAGGCTGATCGCGCGGATCGCGGTCATGTGCGGGATGCCCGCCATGCCCACCTCGATCGGGATGGTGACGTTGCGCTCCATCTCCTCCGCGGACAGGCCCTTGGTCTGGGTGATGACCTCGACCATCGGCGGCACGGGATCGGGATAGGCTTCGATATTGAGGTTCGCGAAGCCGATCACGCCCGCGACCAGCATCGCGACGAAGACGCCGACGATCAGCAGCCGCTGGCGCAGCGCGAAGGAGACGATGCGGTTCATTCGCCCAGACCCGCCTCGTTGACGAACAAGGCGCCGGCGGTGACGATCTTCTCGCCGGGCGCAAGGCCGCTGGTCACGGTCACCTGGCCGTCGGTCGAGTCGCTCGTCTGCACGTTGCGCGCGGCGAGCAGGCCGTCGGGCCGCACCACCCAGACGCGCGCGGCGTCGCCTTCGTGGATCACCGCGGCGGCGGGTACGCGGATCGCCTCGCCCTGCCGGCGGCTGCGGATCGCAAAGCTCGCGAACATCTGCGGCTTCAGCGCGCCATCGGGATTGGCGATGCTCGCGCGCACCGGCAGGCGGTGCGTCTGCGGGTCGAGCGCCGCGCCGACGAGGTCGATCGTCGCGTAGAAGGTGCGGCCCGGCAGCGCCGGCGTCGTCACCGTCACCGCATCGCCGACATGGACGTCGCTCGCGTCGCTCTCGGCGACCTGCGCGACCAGCCAGACGCGCGACGGATCGGTGATCGTCATCACCGGCTTGTCGCCACCCTGCGCGACATATTGCCCCGCCGCCACGTCGCGCGACGCGATCAGCCCGCCGATCGGCGCGTGCAGCGTCGTCACGTCGTGGATGCCGGATACTTCGCCCACCGACTCCAGCCGCGCGATCTCGCCCGGCGTCTTGCCGAGAATGGCGAGCTTGTCGCGCGCCGCGCCGAGCGCGGCCGCCGCGGTCCGCGCGCTCGCCTGCGCCGCGACCAGATCGGCGCGCGCCTGCTGATAATCCTTCAGCGCGCCGCCCGCGGTCTGGTACATCTGCTGCTGGCGATCCGCGGTCCGCTGCGCCGCGACGAGCTGCGCCTGTGCGTTCTGGAACGCCGCGCGCGCCGAAAACAGCCCGCTGCGCGCATCGACGAAGTCGCTGGTCTTGATGAGCAGCAGCGGCTGCCCCTGCCGCACGCGCTGCCCCGCATCGGCGAGCACGCGGACGACCTGCCCGGAATAGGGCATGAGGACCGGCGTCGAATGGTTTCCGTCGACGGTGATCGCGCCCGTCGCCAGCGTCCGATCGCCCGTCGCCGCGACGCCGACGCGCATCGTCGTCAGCGACGCCATCTGCTGCGGCGTCAGGCGCAGCGTCCCCGGCGGGGTCGACGGTGGCGGGGCGGGCTCGTGATGCGTCAGCTTGCCGATCAACATGACGAGGATCGCGATCCCGACGAGCACGCCGACGACGATGCCCAGCCAGCGCACCTGCTGCGCGCGCGACAGCGTCCGGGTGGGGGGCAACGGTTCGGCGGGGGAAGAAGCGTGCATTCGGCGGTCCTGACGATATCCGACTGGCCCCGATACGGACGCTTCCTTACAAGTAGCTTACGGATGCTGCGCTGCGGGAAGGGACAACCGGGTTTTGCGGATTTTGCTGGTCGAGGACGATCCCGATCTCGCCCGCGAGCTGACCGACG
This portion of the Sphingomonas sp. FARSPH genome encodes:
- a CDS encoding efflux RND transporter periplasmic adaptor subunit produces the protein MHASSPAEPLPPTRTLSRAQQVRWLGIVVGVLVGIAILVMLIGKLTHHEPAPPPSTPPGTLRLTPQQMASLTTMRVGVAATGDRTLATGAITVDGNHSTPVLMPYSGQVVRVLADAGQRVRQGQPLLLIKTSDFVDARSGLFSARAAFQNAQAQLVAAQRTADRQQQMYQTAGGALKDYQQARADLVAAQASARTAAAALGAARDKLAILGKTPGEIARLESVGEVSGIHDVTTLHAPIGGLIASRDVAAGQYVAQGGDKPVMTITDPSRVWLVAQVAESDASDVHVGDAVTVTTPALPGRTFYATIDLVGAALDPQTHRLPVRASIANPDGALKPQMFASFAIRSRRQGEAIRVPAAAVIHEGDAARVWVVRPDGLLAARNVQTSDSTDGQVTVTSGLAPGEKIVTAGALFVNEAGLGE